In the Parasteatoda tepidariorum isolate YZ-2023 chromosome 3, CAS_Ptep_4.0, whole genome shotgun sequence genome, one interval contains:
- the LOC107445672 gene encoding zinc finger protein on ecdysone puffs yields MSYRNQYSGSPWQQGGPPFGVGGYSSGYGGYNDQYGVSHQMMNSGYSRNQGGYGGGMYGGSGMGGSMRNMGYGGPSRYHMNERMSSRSLPRGQLPRKRLPQRSPASGPRSKRPNIESDRRSVKSRRHRDSRGGSKGRRDRSDEDDDTYNPEEPTEDLSDAECESFECWKASDEDEMEENKQNGEAETNDASEEADKDKEKSANRKFLCYVCKVKCSSKEVLDKHNSSKPHTEKIEELLTIRREKKKDGSVDEKEKSDDRKKSSRKPGNWCTVCECAFSGNFLAHRRTKEHRKKRDKKYPKCRPCRLGFSSSEEYRDHYKSEEHKLKSAEFHYLKNLASGSDDDEEAIKPVKIEEEEYEEVKMEEDTEKTEDKPEESSEDKEKGDEEKSDEKEETDTEKKEEKEEKKEIKKRPKEPKSVGQSFVVSVQGYYCKLCHKFFKDVTVAKSKHCRSIMHAEAFKKAMEEAIEQEEERQKLAEEQDKLDKEAADAAERAAEIAAIERSIKEAIKKEAAAKKAATNKKDNDEDEDVEMTEVTEDEPRESDKEEKAEEPSTENGTKDVEIKEDPEEVEEIKEESPDENKAKEVEIKEEQPEEEQEEAKEEVTSSSPATRRGRGRGRGRKRR; encoded by the coding sequence ATGTCTTATAGAAATCAATACAGTGGAAGCCCTTGGCAGCAAGGAGGCCCTCCTTTTGGAGTTGGAGGATACAGTTCAGGATATGGTGGATATAACGACCAATATGGAGTTTCTCATCAAATGATGAATTCTGGATATAGCCGTAATCAAGGTGGCTATGGTGGTGGCATGTATGGTGGAAGTGGCATGGGCGGCAGCATGAGAAATATGGGTTATGGTGGGCCATCCCGTTATCATATGAATGAAAGGATGAGCAGTAGATCTCTGCCCCGTGGCCAACTGCCTCGCAAGAGATTGCCTCAAAGGAGTCCAGCAAGTGGTCCTCGCTCTAAACGACCAAATATTGAAAGTGATAGGCGTTCTGTGAAATCCAGGCGACATAGAGATTCTAGGGGTGGATCAAAAGGGCGTCGTGACCGAAGTGATGAAGATGATGATACATACAATCCAGAAGAACCAACTGAAGATCTCTCTGATGCTGAGTGTGAGTCATTTGAATGTTGGAAAGCCTCTGATGAAGatgaaatggaagaaaataaacaaaatgggGAAGCAGAAACAAATGATGCTTCTGAGGAGGCTGATAAAGACAAAGAAAAGAGTGCTAATAGAAAGTTTTTGTGTTATGTTTGCAAAGTGAAATGCTCTTCCAAAGAAGTTCTTGACAAACATAACAGTAGCAAACCACATACTGAAAAGATAGAGGAACTGCTAACCATCAGAcgagaaaagaagaaagatgGTTCAGTTGATGAGAAAGAAAAGTCAGATGACCGCAAGAAGTCTTCTCGAAAACCCGGTAACTGGTGCACAGTATGTGAGTGTGCTTTCAGTGGCAATTTCCTTGCTCATAGAAGAACAAAAGAGCACAGGAAGAAAAGAGATAAGAAATATCCCAAATGTCGCCCATGTCGACTAGGATTCAGTAGTTCTGAGGAGTATCGAGATCACTATAAGAGTGAGgaacacaaattaaaatctgCTGAATTTCATTACTTGAAAAACCTTGCCTCTGGATCTGATGATGATGAAGAAGCAATCAAGCCTgttaaaattgaagaagaagAGTATGAAGAAGTTAAGATGGAAGAAGATACCGAGAAAACAGAAGATAAGCCTGAAGAATCTTCTGAAGATAAAGAAAAAGGTGATGAAGAGAAGTCTGATGAAAAGGAAGAAACAGATACTgaaaagaaggaagaaaaagaagaaaagaaagaaatcaagAAAAGACCAAAAGAGCCAAAATCTGTTGGACAATCTTTTGTTGTCTCAGTCCAAGGGTATTATTGTAAACTTTGCCACAAGTTTTTCAAGGATGTTACAGTTGCAAAATCCAAGCATTGTCGTTCAATAATGCATGCTGAGGCATTCAAAAAAGCTATGGAAGAAGCCATTGAGCAAGAAGAAGAAAGGCAGAAACTTGCAGAAGAGCAAGATAAACTGGATAAAGAAGCTGCTGATGCTGCAGAACGTGCTGCTGAAATAGCTGCCATTGAAAGATCGATAAAAGAGGCTATTAAAAAGGAAGCTGCTGCAAAGAAAGCAGCTACTAACAAAAAAGATAATGATGAGGATGAAGATGTTGAAATGACAGAAGTAACTGAAGATGAACCTAGAGAATCTGACAAAGAGGAAAAAGCTGAAGAACCAAGTACTGAAAATGGAACAAAGGATGTAGAAATTAAGGAAGATCCAGAAGAAGTGGAGGAAATCAAAGAAGAATCACCTGATGAAAATAAAGCTAAAGAAGTTGAAATTAAGGAGGAACAACCTGAAGAAGAACAAGAAGAAGCCAAAGAAGAAGTTACTTCTAGTAGTCCGGCTACAAGACGCGGCCGAGGTCGTGGCAGAGGCCGCAAAAGGCGTTAA